The Oncorhynchus masou masou isolate Uvic2021 unplaced genomic scaffold, UVic_Omas_1.1 unplaced_scaffold_4472, whole genome shotgun sequence DNA window ttttctctctcttccaaaGGGGCATTACTTTGTTGTATTTAAATCatatcacacttcagacagatggAGTCTCTACTGTTGTTTTGTTGATTCAGACTGGAGTCTCTACTGTTGTTTTGTTGATTCAGATGAGTCTCTACTGTTGTTTTGTTGATTCAGACTGGAGTCTCTACTGTTGTTTTGCTGATTCAGACTGGAGTCTCTACTGTTGTTTGGTTGATTCAGATGAGTCTCTACTGTTGTTTTGTTGATTCAGATGAGTCTCTACTGTTGTTTGGTTGATTCAGATGAGTCTCTACTGTTGTTTTGTTGATTCAGACTGGAGTCTCTACTGTTGTTTGGTTGATTCAGATGAGTCTCTACTGTTGTTTTTGTTGATTCAGACTGGAGTCTCTACTGTTGTTTGGTTGATTCAGTTTCCCTATGAGTCTCTACTGTTGTTTGGTTGATTCAGACTGGAGTCTCTACTGTTGTTTTGCTGATTCAGACTGGAGTCTCTACTGTTGTTTTGCTGATTCAGACTGGAGTCTCTACTGTTGTTTGGTTGATTCAGATGAGTCTCTACTGTTGTTTTGCTGATTCAGACTGTTGTTTGGTTGATTCAGATGAGTCTCTACTGTTGTTTTGTTGATTCAGACTGAGTCTCTACTGTTGTTTTGCTGATTCAGACTGAGTCTCTACTGTTGTTTGCTGATTCAGATGAGTCTCTACTGTTCATTTTGCTGATTCAGACGAGTGtctactgttgttttttgtttttgtatgtTGATTTGTTTTTGTGTATTGCTGTTGGTGGTTTTGTTAGTTGGGCTAGTGCACAAGGCTGTATGGTGATAATTGCCAATATCTAGTTTGAGGGTAATCAACGTGTGATTACGCAGGCTGTGGGATTATTGGTATTTGATTCATAAAGCTCGTCATTGCTCTGAGGAGAAAACGCTTCATACTAATGGCCATAATGGCCTCCTCTGATGTTCCCTCTGCTTCCctttgtaacgacgttcttctgttgatggaggagcggaccaaaatgcagtgtggtggttatataatataacccatgtcacacactggcctgaccaaataaatgaagataaacataatatatttcgaccagggcgtggaCATCCTGACCATCTTGATATGATGAGGGAAAGACAAAAAGTCTTTCTTCATGAACACTGATGGATGAGAAGATGGTTGTGTTTATGGGCTGGGAAGTTCAGGGACATCTAATACAATCTTAACCACTActctttcatttttttttaccttaaacACAAATCTAAGCTGTGTTTAATAATCTTACTAAACACACTAACCAAACTATTTGTGATGTGAATTGAGTATAGAGTATGCTTTTTTGGGTCATTGAATGTATACTAGTTAGTACGCTAAAGTACCCTGATGTCGTATTGCAACATTCACTAAAAATACGAAGTAGAAAAGTAGACAATATTTCTGAGCTTTAGGGCTCATAGTGCAATTCTTCAGAAACATTTTCAGATTTAATGAAAATTGCAAAATCCATGAAGTCAAATGAGAGCAGATACAAACTAGTTACTTTTAACTAATTATGTTGAACtatttaataaagtaatgactcCCCAGGTCCAGCCCCTTCACTCCCCAGGTCCAGCCCCTTCACTCCCCAGGTCCAGCCCCTTCACTCCCCAGGTCCAGCCCCTTCACTCCCCAGGTCCAGCCCCTTCACTCCCCAGGTCCAGCCCCTTAACTCCCCAGGTCCAGCCCCTTCACTCCCAGGTCCAGCCCCTTAACTCCCCAGGTCCAGCCCCTTCACTCCCCAGGTCCAGCCCCCTTAACTCCCCAGGTCCAGCCCCTTCACTCCCAGGTCCAGCTCCCTTCACTCCCCAGGTCCAGCCCCTTAACTCCCCAGGTCCAGCCCCTTAACTCCCCAGGTCCAGCCCCTTCACTCCCCAGGTCCAGCCCCTTAACTCCCCAGGTCCAGCCCCTTCACTCCCCAGGTCACCCCTTCCTCCCCAGGTCCAGCCCCTTAACTCCCCAGGTCCAGCCCTTCACTCCCCAGGTCCAGCCCCCTCTACTCCCCCAGGTCCAGCCCCTTCACTCCCAGGTCCAACCCCTTCACTCCCCAGGTCCAGCCCCTTAAGGTCCAGCCCCCCTTAACTCCCCAGGTCCAACCCCTTAACTCCCCAGGTCCAGCCCCTTCACTCCCCAGGTCCAACCCCTTAACTCCCCAGGTCCAACCCCTAACTCCCCAGGTCCAGCCCCTTAACTCCCCAGGTCCAACCCCTTAACTCCCCAGGTCCAACCCCTTAACTCCCAGGTCCAACCCCCTTAACTCCCCAGGTCCAGCCCCTTCACTCCCCAGGTCCAGCTCCTTAACTCTTGCTCCCCAGGTCCAGCTTCTTACCTCGATCTGCCCAGATCCAGCTCCTTCACTCCAGCCCCCCAGATCCAGCTCCTTCACTCCAGCCCCCCAGGTCCTGCTCCCCAGGTCCAGCTTCTTACCTCGATCTGCCCAGATCCAGCTCCTTCACTCCAGCCCCCCAGATCCAGCTCCTTCACTCCAGCCCCCCAGATCCAGCTCCCTTCCTCCAGCCCCCAGATCCAGCTCCCTTCCTCCAGCTCCCAGGTCCTGCTCCTTCACTCCAGCTCCCCAGGTCCTGCTCCCAGTGCCAGCTTAGAATAGAAGATGCCGTATGGACACAGACCTAGAATCATCTCGGACTCCCCTTGTCTTCCCGCAGGTGGCTTCACTACTAATTAAAGCTCATCTCTCAACCAATGTCTAATGCCTTAAGACAATGCTCTGACCAAATGCTGACCTGTACCATCCGATGGTGAGAAAACCAGCTGACAGTAGTTCAGTGTCTTGGATCAACTAGCTTCATCCAGACATGTACTGATGAACCTTCTTGGATCCGTCAGTGGCACTGGCTGCAGACGATaatagagaatggagagaaggctGGTTctgaaagacaggagaggagggctggttctgaatgacaggagagaggctGGTTCTGAGCGACAGGAGAGAGGGCTGGTtctgaaagacaggagagagggctggTTCTGGAAAGACAGGAGAGGGCTGGTTCTGAAAGACAGGAGAGGGCTGGTtctgaatgacaggagagagggctggttctgaaagacaggagagagagctggttctgaacgacaggagagagggctggttctggaaagacaggagagagagctggttctgaacgacaggagagaggctggttctgaaagacaggagagagctGGTTCTGAACGACAGGAGAGAGGGCTGGTTCTGAACgacaggggagagaggctggTTCTGAacgacaggagaggagggctggttctgaaagacagggagagaggggctggttctgaaagacaggagagagagctgattCTGAACGACAGGAGAGAGGGCTGGTTCTGAACGAGGAGAGGGGCTGGTtctgaatgacaggagagagggcTGGTTCTGAGCGACAGGAGAAAGGGCTGGTTCTGAACAACAGGAGAGAGGGCTGGTtctgaaagacaggagagagggctggTTCTGAACGACAGGAGAGAGGGCTGGTTCTGAAAGACAGGAGAAAGGGGCTGGTtctgaaagacaggagagagggctggTTCTGACCCATTTAGAGAGGGCTGGTTCttgaaagacaggagagagggctggttctgaactacaggagagagggctggttctgaacgacaggagagagggctggttctgaaagacaggagagagggctggTTCTGAACGACAGAGAGAGGGCTGGTTCTGAACGACAGGAGAGAGGGCTGGTTTGCTGAAAAGACATGGGGATAAACGAGGGAGagaatgctcacacacacacacacacacacacacacacacacacacacacacacacacacacacacacacacacacacacacactctcctcatctcctccttccttctcctcctctccttctttcccctccttcctcctctctctctctctctctctctctctctctcctttcccctctcctcctcccctctccttccccggtccttctcctctctcctttcccctctcctccttttctctgtctcctttccctctcctctccctctcctcctttcccctctcctctccctctctctcgctcccctctccctccctctttctccccctgcgTTCTTTCTAAATAATATGACTAGTGTGAGTGCGTGTGCATATGAGTGTGTCAGTGAAACACCATGAGCCTTTACCAATTTGTCCCTttcacatactgtgtgtgtgtgtgtggcccctgAGGCCTCATAGAAGTGTCAGTAAAAATACACTCAGCTTGGTGAAAGAGGCTCAGCTCTATTCATTATCCATCAGTAACCTGTCTCCATAGCaagaacaaaagagagagaggaaggcagagagaaagaggaaagtgaggaggaggaagagtaggagaagggttagggaaggagaggaggaggaaggtgtgAGATAGGGAGGCTGAGGAAGTAGGTGATCAGGGAGAAGGAAGGGAAggagtgagaaggggagggggtggaAGATGTGCAGAACATGAGAGTAATGGAAGTATTCAATAAAAATTTGAAGTTTAAGCTTTATTTAACATGGTCCAGGCATCTAACAGGCTTTGAGAATGGGCCTTATGTacgtgtaatatatatatatagtaatatatatatatatatatatatatatatatatatatatatatatatatatatatatatatatatatatatatatactgtatatatatatattttgctttaaattctaaaaacctgtttttgcttcgtcattgtgggttattgtgtgtagattgatgaggggaaagatTAATGTAATCCATTTTTGAGAAAGGCTGTAGCTcatcaaaatgtgaaaaaattctaggggtctgagtactttccggaAAGACACTGTACATCACACACGCGTGCCTCATGACTCATCTGACAcctcagagatagagagaaagaaagcgtcCAAAACAGGGGAATATCGGCGTATTTTACAGAGGGAAACACAGAGggcttctggtcaaaagtagatgAATGTAAATAGGGAGCCATATGAGACAAAGTCAAAGTGCAGCCTGCTGTATCACCATCACCAGGTATATGTACTGTAGAACACATTACCACTAGTCATATGTACTGTAGAACACATTACCACTAGTCATATGTACTGTAGAACACATTACCACCAGTCATATGTACTGTAGAACACATTAGCACCAGTCAGATGTACTGTAGAACACATTACCACCAGTCATATGTACTGTAGAACACATTACCACTAGTCATATGTACTGTAGAACACATTACCACCAGTCATATGTACTGTAGAACACATTACCACCAGGTATATGTACTGTAGAACACATTACCACTAGTCATATGTACTGTAGAACACATTAGCACCAGTCAGATGTACTGTAGAACTCATTCCACATGATATCGACTTGCTCCGTTGCTCCtctagacacaaaggaattctccggttggaactttgtTGAAGATTTattttaaaaacatcctaatgattgattctatacttagttttaAATGTTTCTTTGACCTGTAATATATCTTTGATTTTTTTTTCTGAAGTAATGCACGATTATTTGGATAGGTGTGCACCtaacgctaacaaaagtagctacttggacataaataacggacattatcgaacaaatcaagcatttattgtggaactgcgattcctgggagtgcattctgatgaagatcatcaaaggtaagggaatatttataatgtgatttctgatttctgttgatttctgttgactccaacatggcggataatttGATTATTTTTCTGAGCGGCGTCTCAGATTATTGTAtgggttgctttttccgtaaagttttttagaatctgacatagcggttgcattaaggagaggtatatctataattccatgtgtataacttgtattatcatctatatttctgatttttgttgAATCGATgaggctatgcaaaatcactggatgtttttggaactagtgaaagtgaagcgccaatgtaaactcagattttttatataaatattaa harbors:
- the LOC135535134 gene encoding uncharacterized protein LOC135535134: MTPQVQPLHSPGPAPSLPRSSPFTPQVQPLHSPGPAPSLPRSSPLTPQVQPLHSQVQPLNSPGPAPSLPRSSPLNSPGPAPSLPGPAPFTPQVQPLNSPGHPFLPRSSPLTPQVQPFTPQVQPPLLPQVQPLHSQVQPLHSPGPASYLDLPRSSSFTPAPQIQLLHSSPPGPAPQVQLLTSICPDPAPSLQPPRSSSFTPAPQIQLPSSSPQIQLPSSSSQVLLLHSSSPGPAPSASLE